In Rhineura floridana isolate rRhiFlo1 chromosome 6, rRhiFlo1.hap2, whole genome shotgun sequence, one genomic interval encodes:
- the HYI gene encoding putative hydroxypyruvate isomerase: MAPLRFAANLAWLFQEQPTLPQRMEAAAQAGFRAAELGFPYACGAAELRAAAEGVGLQLVLLSTPPGNQEKGDMGLGALPGRQPEFREALALAVKYAKALKCPRIHLMAGRIPVGVEREAASAEMEATFIENLRYAADILVQENLLGLVEPINSRITDPRYFLTTPEQAAAILKKVGSPSLKMQLDIFHCQIMDGNLTQNLEKYFPIIGHIQFAQVPARNEPDSPGELNFPYLFQLLESMGYSGYVGCEYKPKGDTLQGLGWLRSYWESHGLLDSGS; this comes from the exons ATGGCCCCGCTGCGCTTCGCCGCCAACCTGGCGTGGCTCTTCCAGGAGCAGCCGACGCTGCCACAACGCATGGAGGCGGCTGCGCAGGCCGGCTTCCGAGCGGCTGAGCTGGGCTTCCCCTACGCGTGCGGCGCCGCGGAGTTGCGGGCGGCGGCAGAGGGGGTCGGGCTGCAGTTGGTCCTGCTCAGTACCCCGCCAG GAAACCAAGAGAAAGGTGACATGGGCTTAGGGGCACTGCCTGGCCGCCAGCCTGAATTCCGGGAGGCCCTGGCCTTGGCTGTGAAGTACGCCAAGGCCCTGAAATGTCCAAG AATCCACCTTATGGCTGGGCGAATTCCTGTGGGTGTTGAGAGAGAGGCAGCGTCAGCGGAAATGGAAGCCACCTTCATTGAGAACCTCAGATATGCTGCTGACATCTTGGTTCAG GAAAATCTGCTTGGATTAGTGGAGCCTATTAATAGCCGGATTACTGATCCCCGCTACTTCTTGACTACTCCAGAGCAAG CTGCTGCCATTTTGAAGAAGGTGGGAAGCCCCAGCCTCAAGATGCAGCTG GACATTTTCCACTGCCAGATCATGGATGGGAACCTGACTCAGAACTTGGAGAAATATTTCCCAATTATTG gacACATTCAGTTTGCCCAGGTACCAGCACGAAATGAACCCGATAGCCCTGGAGAATTAAATTTCCCTTACCTCTTCCAGCTGCTGGAGTCAATGGGTTACAGTGGCTACGTAGGATGCGAGTATAAACCAAAAG GAGACACATTGCAGGGCCTGGGCTGGCTGCGCTCATACTGGGAGAGTCATGGTCTACTAGATAGCGGAAGCTAA